Proteins found in one Camelus bactrianus isolate YW-2024 breed Bactrian camel chromosome 5, ASM4877302v1, whole genome shotgun sequence genomic segment:
- the SLC39A10 gene encoding zinc transporter ZIP10 isoform X2, with protein sequence MKVHMHTKFCLICLLTFIFHHCNHCHGEHDHGSEEHHRHHRGMTESESSKFSVLDAENQKKYYIEKLFDRYGENGRLSFFGLEKLLTNLGLGEIKVVEINHEDLGHDHVSHLDILAVQEGKHFHSHNHQHSHNHLNSENQTVTSVSTKRNHKCDPEKETIEVSVKSNDKHMHDRNHRLCHHHCLHHHLDHNTTRHFPNDSITHSERGEPSHEPSTETNKTQEQSESKQLKGKRKRKGKKSNENSEVITPGFPPNHDQGEQYEHNRVHKPDRVHNPGHSHVRLPEHNGHDPGHGHQDLDPDNEGELRHTRKREAPHVKKSAIYSAASHKDHNEDDRQHECLNVTQLLKYYGHGANSPISRDLFTYLCPALLYQIDSRLCIEHFDRLLVEDLNKDRSLIPEDKAHIGASAWICGIISITVISLLSLLGVILVPIINQGCFKFLLTFLVALAVGTMSGDALLHLLPHSQGGHDHSHQHAHGHGHSHGHESKKFLEEYDAVLKGLVALGGIYLLFIIEHCIRMFKHYKQQRGKQKWFMKQNTEESAIGRKLSDHKLNNTPDADWLQLKPLAGTDDSVVSEDRLNETELTDLEGQQESPPKNYLCIEEEKIMDHSHSDGLHAIHEHDLHAAAHNHHDESKTVLRKHNHQWHHKHSHHSHGPCHSGSDLKETGIANIAWMVIMGDGIHNFSDGLAIGAAFSAGLTGGISTSIAVFCHELPHELGDFAVLLKAGMTVKQAIVYNLLSAMMAYIGMLIGTAVGQYANNITLWIFAITAGMFLYVALVDMLPEMLHGDGDNEEHGFCPVGQFILQNLGLLFGFAIMLVIALYEDKIVFDLQF encoded by the exons ATGAAGGTACATATGCACACAAAATTTTGCCTCATTTGTTTGCTGACATTTATTTTCCATCATTGCAACCATTGCCATGGAGAACATGACCATGGTTCTGAAGAGCATCACAGACACCATCGTGGAATGACAGAATCGGAGTCAAGCAAATTTTCAGTGCTGGATGCTGAAAATCAAAAAAAGTATTATATTGAAAAACTTTTTGACCGTTATGGTGAAAATGGAAGATTATCCTTTTTTGgtctggagaaacttttaacaAACTTGGGCCTTGGAGAGATAAAAGTAGTTGAGATTAATCATGAGGATCTTGGCCATGATCATGTTTCTCACTTAGATATTTTGGCAGTTCAAGAGGGAAAGCATTTTCACTCACATAACCACCAGCATTCCCATAATCATTTAAATTCAGAAAATCAAACTGTGACCAGTGtatcaacaaaaagaaaccataagtgtGATCCAGAGAAAGAGACAATTGAAGTATCTGTCAAATCTAATGATAAACATATGCATGACCGTAATCATCGCTTATGTCATCACCATTGTTTGCATCATCACCTCGATCATAACACTACTCGCCATTTTCCTAATGATTCCATTACTCACAGTGAGCGTGGGGAGCCTAGCCATGAACCTTCAACAGAGACCAATAAAACACAGGAGCAATCTGAAAGCAAGCAactgaaaggaaagaggaagagaaaagggaagaaaagtaatGAAAATTCTGAGGTTATTACACCAGGTTTTCCCCCTAACCATGATCAGGGTGAACAGTATGAGCATAATCGGGTCCACAAACCTGATCGTGTACATAACCCAGGTCATTCTCATGTACGTCTTCCAGAACATAATGGTCATGATCCTGGTCATGGACACCAAGATCTTGATCCTGATAATGAAGGTGAACTTCGACATACTAGAAAACGAGAAGCACCGCATGTTAAAAAAAGTGCAATTTATTCAGCTGCTAGTCACAAAGATCATAATGAAGATGACCGGCAACATGAG TGTTTGAACGTCACTCAGTTGTTAAAATACTATGGTCATGGTGCCAATTCTCCGATCTCACGTGATCTATTTACATACCTTTGCCCTGCTTTGTTATATCAAATTGACAGCAGACTTTGTATTGAGCATTTTGACAGACTCTTAGTTGAAGATTTAAATAAGGATAGAAGTCTGATTCCTGAAGATAAGGCACATATAGGGGCATCAG CATGGATTTGTGGTATCATTTCTATCACTGTCATTAGCCTGCTTTCCTTGCTAGGAGTGATCTTGGTTCCCATTATTAACCAAGGATGCTTCAAATTCCTTCTCACATTCCTTGTTGCACTAGCTGTAGGAACAATGAGTGGAGATGCTCTTCTTCATCTACTGCCTCAT TCTCAGGGTGGACATGATCATAGTCATCAACATGCACATGGGCATGGACATTCTCATGGACACGAATCGAAGAAGTTTCTAGAAGAATATGATGCTGTATTGAAAGGACTTGTCGCTCTAGGAGGCATTTACCTGTTATTTATCATTGAACATTGCATTAGAATGTTTAAGCACTACAAACAGCAAAGA ggaaaacagAAATGGTTTATGAAGCAGAACACAGAAGAATCAGCTATTGGAAGGAAGCTTTCAGATCATAAGTTAAATAATACACCAGATGCTGACTGGCTTCAGCTCAAACCTCTTGCCG GAACTGATGACTCAGTTGTTTCTGAAGATCGGCTTAATGAAACTGAACTGACAGATTTAGAAGGTCAACAAGAATCCCCTCCTAAGAATTACCTATGTATAGAAGAGGAGAAAATCATGGACCATTCTCACAGTGATGGATTACATGCCATTCATGAGCATGATCTCCATGCCGCTGCACATAACCACCATGACGAGAGCAAAACTGTACTGAGGAAGCATAATCATCAGTGGCACCACAAACATTCTCATCATTCCCATGGTCCCTGTCATTCTGGATCAGATCTGAAAGAAACAGGAATAGCCAATATTGCATGGATGGTAATCATGGGGGATGGCATCCATAACTTCAGTGATGGCTTAGCAATTG GAGCAGCTTTCAGTGCTGGATTGACGGGAGGAATCAGTACCTCTATAGCTGTCTTCTGTCATGAACTGCCACATGAATTAG GTGATTTTGCAGTTCTTCTTAAAGCAGGCATGACTGTAAAGCAAGCAATTGTATACAACCTCCTGTCGGCCATGATGGCTTACATAGGCATGCTCATAGGCACAGCTGTTGGTCAGTATGCCAATAACATCACACTTTGGATCTTTGCAATCACTGCAGGCATGTTCCTCTACGTAGCCTTGGTGGATATG
- the SLC39A10 gene encoding zinc transporter ZIP10 isoform X1 → MDQIGKIEMKVHMHTKFCLICLLTFIFHHCNHCHGEHDHGSEEHHRHHRGMTESESSKFSVLDAENQKKYYIEKLFDRYGENGRLSFFGLEKLLTNLGLGEIKVVEINHEDLGHDHVSHLDILAVQEGKHFHSHNHQHSHNHLNSENQTVTSVSTKRNHKCDPEKETIEVSVKSNDKHMHDRNHRLCHHHCLHHHLDHNTTRHFPNDSITHSERGEPSHEPSTETNKTQEQSESKQLKGKRKRKGKKSNENSEVITPGFPPNHDQGEQYEHNRVHKPDRVHNPGHSHVRLPEHNGHDPGHGHQDLDPDNEGELRHTRKREAPHVKKSAIYSAASHKDHNEDDRQHECLNVTQLLKYYGHGANSPISRDLFTYLCPALLYQIDSRLCIEHFDRLLVEDLNKDRSLIPEDKAHIGASAWICGIISITVISLLSLLGVILVPIINQGCFKFLLTFLVALAVGTMSGDALLHLLPHSQGGHDHSHQHAHGHGHSHGHESKKFLEEYDAVLKGLVALGGIYLLFIIEHCIRMFKHYKQQRGKQKWFMKQNTEESAIGRKLSDHKLNNTPDADWLQLKPLAGTDDSVVSEDRLNETELTDLEGQQESPPKNYLCIEEEKIMDHSHSDGLHAIHEHDLHAAAHNHHDESKTVLRKHNHQWHHKHSHHSHGPCHSGSDLKETGIANIAWMVIMGDGIHNFSDGLAIGAAFSAGLTGGISTSIAVFCHELPHELGDFAVLLKAGMTVKQAIVYNLLSAMMAYIGMLIGTAVGQYANNITLWIFAITAGMFLYVALVDMLPEMLHGDGDNEEHGFCPVGQFILQNLGLLFGFAIMLVIALYEDKIVFDLQF, encoded by the exons ATGGATCAGATAG GAAAAATAGAGATGAAGGTACATATGCACACAAAATTTTGCCTCATTTGTTTGCTGACATTTATTTTCCATCATTGCAACCATTGCCATGGAGAACATGACCATGGTTCTGAAGAGCATCACAGACACCATCGTGGAATGACAGAATCGGAGTCAAGCAAATTTTCAGTGCTGGATGCTGAAAATCAAAAAAAGTATTATATTGAAAAACTTTTTGACCGTTATGGTGAAAATGGAAGATTATCCTTTTTTGgtctggagaaacttttaacaAACTTGGGCCTTGGAGAGATAAAAGTAGTTGAGATTAATCATGAGGATCTTGGCCATGATCATGTTTCTCACTTAGATATTTTGGCAGTTCAAGAGGGAAAGCATTTTCACTCACATAACCACCAGCATTCCCATAATCATTTAAATTCAGAAAATCAAACTGTGACCAGTGtatcaacaaaaagaaaccataagtgtGATCCAGAGAAAGAGACAATTGAAGTATCTGTCAAATCTAATGATAAACATATGCATGACCGTAATCATCGCTTATGTCATCACCATTGTTTGCATCATCACCTCGATCATAACACTACTCGCCATTTTCCTAATGATTCCATTACTCACAGTGAGCGTGGGGAGCCTAGCCATGAACCTTCAACAGAGACCAATAAAACACAGGAGCAATCTGAAAGCAAGCAactgaaaggaaagaggaagagaaaagggaagaaaagtaatGAAAATTCTGAGGTTATTACACCAGGTTTTCCCCCTAACCATGATCAGGGTGAACAGTATGAGCATAATCGGGTCCACAAACCTGATCGTGTACATAACCCAGGTCATTCTCATGTACGTCTTCCAGAACATAATGGTCATGATCCTGGTCATGGACACCAAGATCTTGATCCTGATAATGAAGGTGAACTTCGACATACTAGAAAACGAGAAGCACCGCATGTTAAAAAAAGTGCAATTTATTCAGCTGCTAGTCACAAAGATCATAATGAAGATGACCGGCAACATGAG TGTTTGAACGTCACTCAGTTGTTAAAATACTATGGTCATGGTGCCAATTCTCCGATCTCACGTGATCTATTTACATACCTTTGCCCTGCTTTGTTATATCAAATTGACAGCAGACTTTGTATTGAGCATTTTGACAGACTCTTAGTTGAAGATTTAAATAAGGATAGAAGTCTGATTCCTGAAGATAAGGCACATATAGGGGCATCAG CATGGATTTGTGGTATCATTTCTATCACTGTCATTAGCCTGCTTTCCTTGCTAGGAGTGATCTTGGTTCCCATTATTAACCAAGGATGCTTCAAATTCCTTCTCACATTCCTTGTTGCACTAGCTGTAGGAACAATGAGTGGAGATGCTCTTCTTCATCTACTGCCTCAT TCTCAGGGTGGACATGATCATAGTCATCAACATGCACATGGGCATGGACATTCTCATGGACACGAATCGAAGAAGTTTCTAGAAGAATATGATGCTGTATTGAAAGGACTTGTCGCTCTAGGAGGCATTTACCTGTTATTTATCATTGAACATTGCATTAGAATGTTTAAGCACTACAAACAGCAAAGA ggaaaacagAAATGGTTTATGAAGCAGAACACAGAAGAATCAGCTATTGGAAGGAAGCTTTCAGATCATAAGTTAAATAATACACCAGATGCTGACTGGCTTCAGCTCAAACCTCTTGCCG GAACTGATGACTCAGTTGTTTCTGAAGATCGGCTTAATGAAACTGAACTGACAGATTTAGAAGGTCAACAAGAATCCCCTCCTAAGAATTACCTATGTATAGAAGAGGAGAAAATCATGGACCATTCTCACAGTGATGGATTACATGCCATTCATGAGCATGATCTCCATGCCGCTGCACATAACCACCATGACGAGAGCAAAACTGTACTGAGGAAGCATAATCATCAGTGGCACCACAAACATTCTCATCATTCCCATGGTCCCTGTCATTCTGGATCAGATCTGAAAGAAACAGGAATAGCCAATATTGCATGGATGGTAATCATGGGGGATGGCATCCATAACTTCAGTGATGGCTTAGCAATTG GAGCAGCTTTCAGTGCTGGATTGACGGGAGGAATCAGTACCTCTATAGCTGTCTTCTGTCATGAACTGCCACATGAATTAG GTGATTTTGCAGTTCTTCTTAAAGCAGGCATGACTGTAAAGCAAGCAATTGTATACAACCTCCTGTCGGCCATGATGGCTTACATAGGCATGCTCATAGGCACAGCTGTTGGTCAGTATGCCAATAACATCACACTTTGGATCTTTGCAATCACTGCAGGCATGTTCCTCTACGTAGCCTTGGTGGATATG